The Stigmatella aurantiaca DW4/3-1 genome contains the following window.
TCCCAGAACCGTCAGGAGCAGCCCAACGACGAAGGGCCCCCCCCAGAGGGCCGATACCGCGCGTTCAGAAGGAAGCCGCTGAATGGAAGCCATGGGTCTGCTCTCCCTGTGTCCAGGTGTTCCATGGACGATGCGGCGGAGATGCCCAGGCACAAGTCCAGGGGAAGCCAGCGAGGGGGCCTCTGTCAGGCCGCTCCAGAACTCACGAATCGCTCGACGAGCAACTGGAGCCGCCGGCGCAGGACACGGGGTGCCGGCAGGTCCAAGGTGAGCCCGTCGGTGGCGAGCATGAACAGCTCGGCGATCTCCTGGGTCTCCAGGATCGCCTGGGTGTACTTGAGCCGGAACCGCTCGTGCTTCTCCTCGACCTCGGGAAACAACCGCGAGCAGGCCTCGAAGAACTCGGCCGCCATCGGCGCGCCGGCCAACTCCTCCCACGGCTCCAGGAGCAGCAGCTCGTACACCCGAAAGAGCTTGTCGCGCTTGCTCCCGGCACCGGCCAGCACCTGCTCGGCTCGGGGGTAGCGCTCCTCGAACATGAAGTCGAAGAGCGCGGAGAAGATGTCCTCCTTGTTCTTGAACTTCCGGTAGATGAGCGTCCGCGAGATGTTCGCCCGCTTGGCGATGTCATCCAGGGAGGTCTTCGAGTAGCCGAATTGAAGAAAGCACCCCCGTGCGGCTTCCAGAATCGCCGTGCGGCGCATCACGTCGCGCTCGTCCTCTCTCGGAACTGACATGCGAACAAATTGACAAAAAATGCCTCGAACGTCAACTTGTGGCTCCAGGCCTGGGACGGGCCGGGAAGGGTGCGGAGCAGACACATGACGTGGCGCAGGGGCTTGTCGAGGACGGTCCGGTGGGGGGGAGCGCTGGGGGTCATCGCGTTGGCCCTCGTCACCGCCGATGCGTGGACGGCGCTGGGGCGCGGGGCGAGCGGTGAGCGGCGCGCGCGAATGGAGCGCTCCCCACAGTGGAAGGACGGCCACTTCGAGAATCCAGAGCCGATCGTGAACGACACCTGGGGCTCCGTGTCGACCATGTTCCACCCCAGCCCCGAGGTGAGCCCCACGCAGCCACTGTCCCCCGTGGCCGTTGGCCGCCAGCAGTTCGAGACGCCACCCGCCACGGGCTTGCGCGTCACGTGGCTCGGGCACTCGTCGATGCTCATCGAGCTGGATGGCCACCGCATCCTCACGGATCCGATGTGGAGCGAGCGCGCCTCGCCGCTGACCTGGGTGGGCCCCCGGCGGTGGTATGCCCCGCCCGTGGCCCTGAAGGACTTGCCGTCCATCGATGCCGTCGTCATCTCCCACGACCACTATGATCACCTCGATCATGGAACCCTCGTGGCGATGAAGGACTGGAAGACCACCTTCATCGTGCCGCTCGGGGTCGGGGCGCACTTGGAGTACTGGGGAATCCCGAAGGAGCGCATCACCGAGCTCGACTGGTGGGAGCGCACGCGGGTGGGTGCGCTCGACATCGTCTGCACCCCCGCGCGCCATGCCTCGGGGCGGACCCTGTTCGACAAGGACGCGACGCTGTGGGCCAGCTATGCGTTCCTGGGACCCACCCACCGGGCGTACTACTCGGGGGACACGGGGCTGTTCCCGGCAATGAAGGACATCGGGGATCGGCTGGGGCCGTTCGATGTGACGATGATCGAGGTGGGCCAATACCACCGCACGTGGCCCGATTGGCACATCGGGCCCGAGCAGGCGGTGCTCGCCCACCGGATGCTCCGGGGGCGGGCCCTGCTGCCGGTGCACTGGGCCTTGTTCAGCCTGGCCGTCCATGGGTGGACCGAGCCGGTCGAGCGCGTGCTCGCGGCCGCGGGCAACACCCAGGAGAAGGTCATCGTGCCGAAGCCGGGCCAGAGCATCGAGCCGGGCGCGACGCCCTCCCTGGATCGCTGGTGGCCGGAGCTGCCCTGGGTGACCGCGGCGCAAGATCCCATCGTCTCCTCGCAGATGAACTGAAGTCCTCGAGCCGCTCGCCCGGTGGACTGCGCTGCGGCGGACGACCGTTTCCCCCGGTGACCCGCCCAACGCCTCTGCGGTTCCCGGAGCGCGCTACGGCCCGATCGATGCCATGCGCGGCTTTGCACTGGCAGGCGTCTTGATGGTCAACCTGGGACAGTTCATCCCGTACGAGTTCGTGGACGAGTCGGCCCGTGCCGCGCTGCCCACCGCGGGGTTCGACCGCATCTCGCTTCGGGCGATGGAGCTGTTGATCAACGTCAAGGCGGCCACCCTTATTCCAGCGGGTCTGTTCTACGGCGTGGTGCTGGGCATCGGACCCCGCTGGGGGTTGCCGGGTGGCTGCTCGCGTGGATGGGGGTGTTCACCGCGCAGTTCCCGCTCAGCCACTGGTGGTGGAGCGCTTCCGCTTCGGTCCGGTGGAGTGACTGTGGCGCTCGCTGACGTATGGCGCTTGGCAGCCCATGCGGGCGCCGCTCCCGGTGAGCACGGCGTCCTAATTGCCTTGAAAAGCATCAATTCGAGACTAGCACGAGTCTGAATTCTGTCCTGAGCGGTTCAAATCTTAAACTCGCTCGAAAATCCCCGTGCTTTCAGAGACTTGGAAGTCGCTGTCGCGGCCCTCCTGAGGAATCCGTTCGGAAATTGAACTGTGAGGACGGCCGCCTTCGGACGTGTCAGGCCGATACCCGACTGCTGAGACTGGCTTGGGTTTTGCTCATGACTTGATTGCGGAACTCGGAATCACCGGGTTTTGCTCCCTCGCACAAGACGTCTGTCCTGGTGGAAGGTGTTATGAGAAGCCCATTCGGTGAGAGCACCAATCGAGCGCTGAGTAAGTGGTTTCTGCTTCTGGTTGCATTGACTTGGGGCACTGCGGGTTGTGGTTCCCAAAGGGATGCGGTGCCTGCTCAGCAAGAGGATGACTTTTCCAGTGCTTCCTTCTCCATCCAGCCTGCGGACTTCTACTCCTCGTCTCATGTCTCCCAGGCCCGCCTTTTCTCGGCTTCTTCGCGCCACTCAGCCCAGGGGTTCTCGTTCTCGGACGTCTCGTCCATCCGCATCGATGTGAATGAGAAGGATTCTGGGACTCCCCTCTACCTCAACCTCTACCTGACCCTGGTGTCCAATCAGTGGTCCGGTACGATTCCTTTTCTTCCAAAGAGCAAGGTTCTCGTTTTTTCCGCCAAGGCCTTCAATGCCTCCAAGGTGTTGCTTTTCCAGGGCACCACTGAGCAAGCCCTCTTCGGCAGCAATGACAAAGTGGTTCTGACCCTGGCAGCTGCCAATGATGGCCAATCCATCTCCATTCCTCGCATCAAGAAGATCTCAGTCCCTTCGGCGTTCAGCTCCAATCAGAGAGGAACGGTCTCTTTCTCCATGGAAGCCAACATGGGTGAGACGCTCACCTACGAGATTACTCCTGCCGTGGGGGGCGGGACCCTCCACCCTTTGGCCGGCTCTATTGCCTTGGGGGCCTCGGCGGGTACGTTCGTCAGTCAGTACATTCCGCCCACGGTGAGCGCGGAGAGCGAATTCGAGCATACGGTCAAGGTCACCAATGCGGTGGGACATTCCGTCATCACCTCGTTCAAGACCAAGGTTAAACCGCCTGGGACCCTTGATGGTGTGAGTGACAGTGTCGTGCAGGTGCTCTTCAGCCCGGTCATCAACAGCATCACCACTCGACGCTTCCAGGGGACGGGCAACATCCTCTTTCTTGCCTCGGTGGCGGATGACGAAGCGGCGGCTGAGCTTGGCTTCTCGTGGACCTTCACGCAGGCATTGGATTCCGCCGTCGAACCCGCACCGGCTTTCCCCACCGGAACCACCAACCCCTCTACCTTGGAGAACTATACTGCTGTGGTGAAAGGTACCGTGAAACTGGAGGTGGTGGACAGCAAGGGCGGCAAGACCACACTCTTTTATCCCCTTGCGGTCAATCAGTTCCCAGACAATCCCGTGACGGAGGAGGGGCCTGTGTCGGGCCTGAACATCATTGCCGCTGGCGATAGCTATACGTGTGTGATGTTGAATGGCGGGACGATGCGCTGCTGGGGCAACAATACATACGGGCAACTGGGGTACGGCAATACCGGCACCGTGGGGGACAGCGAGAAGCCCTATACGGCAGGAGACATCCCCTTGGCGGGAATAGGGGGTGGCATCAAGGTTGCCGTGGGAGGCAATCATGCGTGTGCGCTCTTGGAATCTGGCCTGGTGCGCTGTTGGGGCAACAATACGTACGGTCAGCTGGGTTACAACACCGTCGAGCATGTGGGAGATGGAGAGGCCATCTCCCATTATGGCTATGTCAATGTGGGCGGCTTCGTGGTGAAAATCGCCGCGGGCTCCTGGCATACGTGCGCCCTGCTGGATACGGGCAAGGTGCGTTGCTGGGGCCTCAATAACTACGGTCAACTTGGTTATGGCAATACTCAGAACATTGGTGACAACGAACACCCATGGACCGCTGGGGATGTGCAGGTGGGAGGCATTGTCAAGGACATTGCCGCTGGCTTCGACCACACCTGCGCCTTGCTGGAAGGTGGCAAGGTGCGTTGCTGGGGCTTCAATAACTACGGTCAGCTTGGCTATGGCAACACGCAACTCATTGGTGACAATGAGCACCCCTCGGTGGCAGGAGATGTCAATGTTGGGGGATCCGTCCAACAGCTGGCCACAGGCTATTACAATACCTGTGCGCTGCTCACGACGGGCTATGTCCGTTGTTGGGGCTACAATGGTTCTGGCCAGCTGGGTTATGGCCACGCGTCCAATGTGAACTCGCCCTTGAGCGCTGGTGACGTGAACACAGGTGGAAAAGTGTTCCAAGTGGCGATGGGACAGCACCACACCTGTGCCTTGCTGAATTCTGGAAGTGTCAAGTGCTGGGGCAATGGAGGAGGGGGACGGCTTGGTTACGGCAACACCGTTGATTACGTTTCTCCTCCCAGCGCCACGGTGAACTTGGGAGGCGCCATCGCGTTTCAGATTGCCGCGGGCTATTCACATTCCTGCGTTCAGTTGAGCACCGGTGCAGCTCGCTGTTGGGGAACCAATAATTACGGGCAGCTTGGGTATGGCCATACCCAAGCCATCGGAGACAATGAGCATCCCTTTACCGCAGGCGACATTCAGTTCTTGGAGCCGTAGATTTCTCCGCTAAGAACTCCTAACAAAAAATAAGGTTTGAGGGACACCCCTTTCAAGATGTTGAATCAATGCGCCCGGAGGCGAGGACTCGAGCCGTGGCGACGTGCTGACGTGCAGTGCGTCCTGAGACGTAGCCCTTCTTCGTTTTCTTTTTGGGCCCCCGCGGGTGCTTGCGCAGACGCTTGGGCTGAGCGTGCTGCGCAATGCGGATGAGGGTTCGACTGAGTTGGAGAGGAGACTGCTCGTCGAAGGCGGTCCAAACGTCATCCCCCACAGCAATCATCCTCCCGCCATAGGTGGCCTGCACTTCGGTAGCAACGAAGAAGGGGGAAAGTTCAATGCCCTCGGCCTTGGCCTCGGGGTGCGCTGCCTCGACTGCCGCCTGGATGACCGCCAGGATGTTGTAGGCCACCACGGCAGTCCCGAATGCGAGCAGCGCCGCTCGTGGATGACCC
Protein-coding sequences here:
- a CDS encoding MBL fold metallo-hydrolase encodes the protein MTWRRGLSRTVRWGGALGVIALALVTADAWTALGRGASGERRARMERSPQWKDGHFENPEPIVNDTWGSVSTMFHPSPEVSPTQPLSPVAVGRQQFETPPATGLRVTWLGHSSMLIELDGHRILTDPMWSERASPLTWVGPRRWYAPPVALKDLPSIDAVVISHDHYDHLDHGTLVAMKDWKTTFIVPLGVGAHLEYWGIPKERITELDWWERTRVGALDIVCTPARHASGRTLFDKDATLWASYAFLGPTHRAYYSGDTGLFPAMKDIGDRLGPFDVTMIEVGQYHRTWPDWHIGPEQAVLAHRMLRGRALLPVHWALFSLAVHGWTEPVERVLAAAGNTQEKVIVPKPGQSIEPGATPSLDRWWPELPWVTAAQDPIVSSQMN
- a CDS encoding TetR/AcrR family transcriptional regulator, which encodes MSVPREDERDVMRRTAILEAARGCFLQFGYSKTSLDDIAKRANISRTLIYRKFKNKEDIFSALFDFMFEERYPRAEQVLAGAGSKRDKLFRVYELLLLEPWEELAGAPMAAEFFEACSRLFPEVEEKHERFRLKYTQAILETQEIAELFMLATDGLTLDLPAPRVLRRRLQLLVERFVSSGAA
- a CDS encoding RCC1 domain-containing protein, with the translated sequence MRSPFGESTNRALSKWFLLLVALTWGTAGCGSQRDAVPAQQEDDFSSASFSIQPADFYSSSHVSQARLFSASSRHSAQGFSFSDVSSIRIDVNEKDSGTPLYLNLYLTLVSNQWSGTIPFLPKSKVLVFSAKAFNASKVLLFQGTTEQALFGSNDKVVLTLAAANDGQSISIPRIKKISVPSAFSSNQRGTVSFSMEANMGETLTYEITPAVGGGTLHPLAGSIALGASAGTFVSQYIPPTVSAESEFEHTVKVTNAVGHSVITSFKTKVKPPGTLDGVSDSVVQVLFSPVINSITTRRFQGTGNILFLASVADDEAAAELGFSWTFTQALDSAVEPAPAFPTGTTNPSTLENYTAVVKGTVKLEVVDSKGGKTTLFYPLAVNQFPDNPVTEEGPVSGLNIIAAGDSYTCVMLNGGTMRCWGNNTYGQLGYGNTGTVGDSEKPYTAGDIPLAGIGGGIKVAVGGNHACALLESGLVRCWGNNTYGQLGYNTVEHVGDGEAISHYGYVNVGGFVVKIAAGSWHTCALLDTGKVRCWGLNNYGQLGYGNTQNIGDNEHPWTAGDVQVGGIVKDIAAGFDHTCALLEGGKVRCWGFNNYGQLGYGNTQLIGDNEHPSVAGDVNVGGSVQQLATGYYNTCALLTTGYVRCWGYNGSGQLGYGHASNVNSPLSAGDVNTGGKVFQVAMGQHHTCALLNSGSVKCWGNGGGGRLGYGNTVDYVSPPSATVNLGGAIAFQIAAGYSHSCVQLSTGAARCWGTNNYGQLGYGHTQAIGDNEHPFTAGDIQFLEP